In the Triticum aestivum cultivar Chinese Spring chromosome 2B, IWGSC CS RefSeq v2.1, whole genome shotgun sequence genome, cgtagctcacgctatagttctactgtttagatatgttcctagagaaaatatagttgaaagttgatagtagcaattatgcggatagtagaacacttatgtccttaatgcactgcttagtgtgctgaaccccaaacgtcgtttgtggatgtttcgaacatcgaacatacacgttttgataactacgtgatagttcagttaaatggtttaagtagaagcaccaaagatgttttcgaaacatcgcggaacatatgagatgtttcgagggctgaaattgggatttcaggctcgtgcccacgtcaagaggtatgagacctccgacaattttcttagcctacaaactaagggagaaaagctcaatcgttgagcttgtgctcagattgtctgagtgcaacaatcacttgaatcgagtgggagttaatcttccagatgagatagtgatgtttctccaaagtcattgccaccaagctgcaagagcttcgtgatgaactataacatatcagggataaataagatgatccttgaggtattcacgatgtttgacaccgcgaaagtagaaatcaagaaggagcatcaattgttgatggttggtgaaaccactagtttcaagaagggcaagaagggatacttcatgaaacggcaaatcagctgctgctccagtgaagaaacccaaggttgaacccaaacccgagactaagtgcttctgtaataaggggaacagtcactagagcagaattaccctagatacttggtagatgagaaggctagcaaggtcgatagaagtatattggatatacattatgttaatgtgtactttactagtactcctagtagcaccagggtataagataccggttcggttgctaagtgttagtaactcgaaataaaaggctacggaataaacggagactagctaaaggagagctgacgatatgtgttggaagtgtttccaagtttgatgtgatcaaacatcgcacgctccctctaccatcaagattagtattaaacctgaatggtttattgaatctcgatcgtagtgatacacatttttatgccaaaagatataagatagtaatgatagtaccacttacttgtggcactgccatgaaagtcataatggtataaaacgcatgaagaagctccatgttgatggatctttggactcactcgtttttgaaaagtttgagacatgcgaaccatgtctattggtgtatatgcatgaagaaactccatgcaaatggatcgttcggactcacttgattttgaatcacttgagatatgcaaatcataccacatgggcaagatgactgaaaagcctcattttcagtaagatggaacaagatagcaacttgttggaagtaacacattttgatgtgtgcagtcgaatgagtgctgaggcatgcagtgaatatcattatgttcttacttcacagatgattcgagtaaatgttgagtatatttacttgatgaaacacaagtctgaattattgaatggttcaagtaatttcagagtgaagtagcagatcattgtgacaagaggataaaatgtctatgatatgatcatagagatgaatatctgagttacgagttttggcacacaattaagacattgtggaaattgtttcgcaattaataccgcctggaacaccataatgtgatggtgtgtctgaacatcatagttgcaccctattggatatggtgcgtaccatgatgtctcttatcgaattaccactatcgttcatgggttaggcattagagacaaccacattcactttaaatagggcaccacgtaattccgatgagatgacaccgtatgaattatggtttagagaaacctaagttgtcgtttcttaaaggtttggggctgcaacgcttatgtgaaaaagtttcaggattgataagctcgaacccaaagcggataaaatgcatcttcataggaaacccaaaacagttgggtatacctcctaattcagatccgaaagcaatatgaattgtttctagaatcgggtcctttctcgaggaaaggtttctctcgaaagagttgagtgggaggatggtggagacttgatgaggttattgaaccgtctcttcaactagtgtgtggcagggcacaggaagttgttcctgtggcacctacaccaattgaagtggaagcttatgatattgatcatgaaacttcggatcaagtcactaccaaacctcgtgggatgacaaggatgcgtactacttcagagtggtacgtaatcctgtcttggaagtcatgttgctggacaacaatgaacctacgagctatggagaagcgatggtgggcccggattccgataaatggcttgaggccataaaatccgagagaggatccatgtatgaaaacaaagtgtagactttggcagaacggctcgatggtcgtaaggctaatgagtacagatggatttcaaaaggaagacggacaatgatggtaaatgtcaccattaagaaagctcgacttgtcgttaagatgttttccgacaagttcaaggagttgactacgatgagattttctcactcgtagcgatgctaagagtctgttggaattatattagcgattactgcattatttatgaaatcttgcagataggatgtcaaaacattgtttcctcgacaattttaatgaggaaaggttgtatgtgatacaaccggaaggttttgtcaatcccgaaagatgctaataagtatgcaaagctccagcaatccttctaaggactggagtgagcatctcggagttggaatgtacactttgatgtgatgatcaaagattttggtgtatacaaagtttatgagaaacttgtatttccaaagaagtgagtgggagcactatagaatttctgatgagtatatgttgttgacatattgatgatcagagatgatgtagaatttctagaaagcatatagggttatttgaaaggtgtttttcaatagaaaacctggattaagctacttgaacattgagcatcaagatctataaggatagatcaaaatgcttaataatactttcaaatgagcacataccttgacatgatcttgaaggtgttcaagatggaccagtcaaagaaggagttcttgcctgagttgtaaggtacgaagttaagacttaaagctcgaccacggcagaaaagagagaaaggacgaaggtcgtcccctatgctttagacgtaggctctatagtatgctatgctgtgtaccgcaccgaaagtgtgccttgccatgagtcagtcaaggggtacaagagtgatccatgaatggatcataggacagcagtcaaagttatccttagtaactagtggactaaggaattttctcgattatggaggtggtaaaagagttcgtcgtaaaggttacgtcgatgcaagcttaacacctatccagatagctctaagtagagataccggatacatataatggagcaacaatttagaatagctccaagtagaacagttatttggaacagctccaaatagagcgtggtagctgcatctaggagatgacatagagatttgtaaagcacacacggatctgaaaggttcagacccgttgactaaaacctctctcacaagcaacatgatcaaacacaagactctttggatgttggtcacatggtgatgtgacctgtcagtgttaatcacatggtgatgtgaactagattattgactctagtgcaagtgggagactgttggaaatatgccctagaggcaataataaaagtgttattattatatttctctgttcatgataatagtcttttattcatgctataactgtattatccggaaatcgtaatacacgtgtgaatacatagaccacaatatgtccctagtgagcctctagttgactagctcgttgtgatcaacagatagtcatggtttcctggctatggacattggatgtcgttgataacgggatcacatcattaggagaatgatgtgatggacaagacccaatcctaagactagcacaaaagatcgtgtagttcatttgctagagctttgccaatgtcaagtatctcttcctttgaccatgagatcgtgtaactcctggataccgtacgagtgctttgggtgtatcaaacgtcacaacgtaactgggtgactataaaggtgcactacaggtatctccgaaagtatctattgttttatgcggatcgagactgggatttgtcactccatgtaaatggagaggtatctttgggcccactcggtaggacatcatcatatgcgcaatgtgaccaaggagttgatcacgggatgatgtgttacggaacgagtaaagtgacttgccggtaacgagattgaacaaggtattggataccgacgatcgaatctcgggcaagtaacataccgatagacaaagggaattgaatacgggattgattaagtccttgacatcgtgattcatccgatgagatcatcgtggaacatgtgggagccaacatgggtatccagatcccgctgttggttattgaccggagaacgtctcggtcatgtctacatgtctcccgaacccgtaaggtctacacacttaaggttcgatgacgctagggttataaaggaagcttgtatgtggtaaccgaatgttgttcggagtcccggatgagatcccggacgtcacgaggagttccggaggtaaagatttatatataggaagtcctgtttcggccatcgggacaagtttcagggtcatcggtattgtaccgggaccaccggaagggtcccgggggcccaccgggtggggccacctaccccggggggccacatgggctgtagggggtgcgccttggcctacatgggccaagggcaccagcccctagaggcccatgcgccaagatataggaaaaaggggagagtcctaaagggggaaggcacctccgaggtgccttggggaggatggactcctccccccttcttagccgcaccccttccttggaggagggggcaaggctgcgcctcccccctctcccctgcccctatatatagtggaggggagggagggcatccacacctgagcccttggcgcctccctccctcccgtgacacctcctcctctcccgtaggtgcttggcgaagccctgcaggattgccacgctcctccatcaccaccacgccgttgtgctgctgctggatggagtcttcctcaacctctccctctctccttgctggatcaaggcatgggagacatcgtcgagctgtacgtgtgttgaacgcggaggtgccgtccgttcggcactaggatcatcggtgatctgaatcacgacgagtacgactccatcaaccccgttcacttgaacgcttccgcttagcgatctacaagggtatgtagatgcactctccttctactcgtagctggtttctccatagatagatcttggtgacacgtaggaaaattttgaattcctgctacgttccccaacaaagcacACATTATTTAATAAGTTAGCACCTAAAGTCTTTCATGCATTGGCCAAATTGTTTCATTTAAGTGGTTTGTCTAGGTTCTcgcgcttggcattggttcttcctggggtcaccaaagtacTTTCTCCCCTCCTTAAATATTGTGCCATGTCactttttttgcttatgtggcatgcttagcacctgtccacggtggagcactgggaagggcctaaGGAGCTGCACCATGATCTAGGTGTGATTGGATTGGCCGTAATATTAGATATAATTAGCATTAAAAATCTTGTAAGCTGAGCTAATTGATTGCAATTCCTTCCCCTTACCAATCAACATGCAGCACGAAACGCATGCAACCAGAGTTATTGCCCATAAGATTGAAAACTTGTGCATGAGGGTGAAGCGAACGAGGCACGAGAGTGATACGAGGCTGATTTAATTCCTTCGCGTCTTACTCATTTGGAAATTCTAAAATCGCTAAGATGCCCAatacacctggacggagggagtagtatcatgcacttgggactcgcaaacatgcttatgtggcagacaattaaagaagaaagagatggtcatagtaacatagatagatactataacataataaatgtgatgctactatgtgtcatgcatggcaataaatgagaccacctatgatactaatctatgatactatgcactatagacgtagtaacatagactagtaacatatgcatgttactagtctaagttactccccactatgaccagcctaagtgaAGCGCCGACTTCCTTCTCTTTCCTCCTTTCTCTCTCCTCCAGCTGAGATTTTGCTGACTTGAAAAGGCTCACAGCCTGCTGACAAGGACCTACTATACTTgctcttaggctagtcatagtggggggtaacttagactagtaatatacatatgttactagtccatgttactaccttcatagtggaaaGTGTCATAGGTATAGTAACATATATATCTTTATTTAttgctttgtagactcattttgtattgggaaccgttatgtgatggtattgtctctctcctctttaattacatgACACATCATCTTTTTTGCTTACGTGGGATCTATGTTACTATTTATGTtacttccactatgactagccttaatcAGTGAGTTCAAGTCGATGCTAGCTTGAGTCAAGGTACTTAACTAGCTGTACTACCACACTCGAAGCATCTACAATCGGGGCCTCAAATACCTTATATATGTTTGGACAGGGAGAGAAGATAAAAGGCtacttagggccagttcttttgggcaattcttctagaattgaccccctccccagcttctcccagaattgccactccatctttttttacaattcctagctagttaaggtctaattagctaggaATTGCAAAAAAAGATGGAGTGACAATTCTGGGAGAAGCTGTGGAGGGGATCAATTCTGGGAGAATtacccaaaagaactggcccttaactgGGACCCTCAAGTAATCCCCATATATTTGGGTAGTCCACGAATCTTCAAATCCAATCCATACATGGGAATAAAATGAGGGCACAAATACGGATTGCCCTCGATCACTTTCtcactttcttttttctttctattcttttCTTTCTCCATCCAATCAAGCATATGCATGTGTCCACACAAATTTGAGGGACATGTGCAAGAATAAATGAGGGTTCAAAGTGGACACTCTCGCACACTGTTTGGACGTGTCTGTAGACATATAAGAGTCAAATTAGGCAAATCCACTTAGAGATGTGATGAGAACACACAGAGAGAGGATttatttttgcgagaaaacttccaatctattcattctCAATCATGTCAGTAAAAAAACATCAGATGTAATAAAAGTTACAACTAGGTTCGTGGACCACCTaccgatgactacaagcactggagcgagccgaaggtgcgGCGTCGTCATCGCCCACCCTCGCCGGAGCCTGGCAGACCTTGTTGTAGTAAACAGTCAGGAAGTCATCATGGtaagaccccataggaccagcgcaccagaacatcaaccatcgccgatgaagaaagTCTATGTAGATTGGAAGGATCAAACCTATAGGTGTGTGGCACTCCGGCCTGATTTTTTATGACAAATTCAATCACACAAGGATGACAATTTCCAGTGACACGACAAGTTTTTGTTAAAAACAAACTGAAGCACGAAAGTTGTCATGCTTGGCAATTAGTAAAGTTGTCATCCTCGTGTCACTAAACTTGCCATTGAAAATGTTTGAAGTTGTCATATGCTCGTACCTGACGTTTGATACTTACCATGGTCTTTTATTTGTCAGCGAGTGGTCATCAACATGGTGAAACATACAGGAGAAATGTTAATGACAAGTCCATTTAATTAAGGGAAAAGTATACTTTTCATCTCTCGACTATTTCAAAAGTATAGGAATGGCACTCAACTTTAAAACCAGCAAATCTTAGTCCCTCAATTTTTAAAACTAGATAAGTATAGTCCTTCATACCACCTAGGGTGGTTTGATGCTGATGTAGACACGGTTTAAACTAAAACTAGACATGTTGCATAAgtttgaccaccatatcacacaGTCTTGACGGCCACATCAATATCCACAAACTCGCTGTGGCCACTGTCATCGAGCCACTGCCCTTGTAGGAACTCGCGGCAACGGGTGCCGACAAGAGGGCGTTGTGTTGCAGCAGCAACACCTCCTCGTTGGCTCGTCAGGACTCGGGAGGCGCCGGCTGGGCTCAGGCGTGCTGCTACGAGCGGGATTGGGTATGTACGTACCGAAGCTGGCCTGGGTTCCACCGGAAGACAACGCACACGTACAGTAGAGCTGCTGGATCGATTCACGGGACTTTTGCCGGATTGGGAAAAGCACACAAGCAACACACACGTAAGCGACCCCCCAGCGTGGCAAGTCGGTCGTGGATGATGGGACTGTTGTAGTCGCCGTCGCCGTTGTCCGGCACACCTTGACAGTAGCTTGGAGAGGAGCTCGTGCCTCAGCCGCGTACACCCGGAGCTCGAGAAGCACCTGATTGGTTTGCCGTTGGCGGTGGCCATGTCCTTGAGCAGCCTCGACAGTTTGAAGCATGGAGACGGACTGCCGGAGTCGAGGCGCACCGGTGACCCTCGAGTGACGACGGCCGGAAACTGAACGCATCTTCTCTTCGCCTACTGCGCAAAGCAGCTCATCGAAGGCAGCATGACGCTGGATGGGTGCTGCGCGTGGCCTCGGCGTCGAAGAAGGGGACGTCGTAGACGTGCTGTGTAGCCCTCTACTCCACCGGTCTGAAAATGCGGCAGGTGCATGATAGGTGTTTGATACAATGCCAACAAAAaccatgccacgtcatcaacaaaACCACTTAAAGCGGGACGAGGGAGTTATCAGGTTTAAGAAGCTAAGAGATTAAGATTTACTGGTTTTAGagttttttttctcgaatatgcacgagtgtgcatatcatatattaaagaagaaggGCAAAAGAATGCCTCCACCATAGTACGATGTTTAATTACAGTACGCTACTCCTCACGTCTATATCACCGTGCCGGCCAACTAAAGAAGGGGCTTACATCCCCTTTCAGTAGGCCTGCCGACACCCACACTAAGCCCTCGAGCCTAATTCTACGTAGCAACACCTCACACGAGTTGAAGGATCATTTCTATGCTTCGAAGAATCATTCTATGCTTTAGAGTTACTCGTTTTAGAGTTGAAGGATCATCTCTATGCTTTGAAGAAAATTGAGGGAAAATATACTTTTCCCTTTAATTAATTCACCCTACGACCGGCACCGACAGATGAAAGCTCACAGCATATGCAGCACGCAGCAAAATTAAAGCCTCCACCGCAAGCGCAAACAAATACTCCTCCGTTTGCTAGTTATTTCTCAGATTTCAGAAAGAGGGAGGTAACAAAAATTACAGTACTAGTGTTGAGGTTAGTTATCTAGTAAAAAATACAACTGAATTGTACACCAAACCGAGTAGTAAAAAGAAATTAAAAAACACGACAATTTCTCAACCTCGAGAGAGAATAATCAACCAAAAATCTTCTCATGGATGAGAGGACGGGCCGGGACCGATGGGGAACGGTGTGGGCGGCCCCAAGTGCGGCGCGGGCGGcacggcggtggaggaggcagccCCGGCGAATGGTCTGGGCGGCCCCAAGTTCGGCACGCTAGTCACCGCGggcggcacggcggcggaggaggcgaccCCGGGGAACGGGCTGGGCGGCCCGAAGTTCGGCACGCTCGGCACCGCGGGCGGCACGGCTGTGGAGGAAGCGACCCCGGGGTAGGGCCTAGGCGGCGCGAAGCTCGGCACGCTTGCCGTCGCCGGCGGGTGCGCGGTGGAGGAGGCAACCCCGGGGAACACGGCGACAGCCGGCTCCGTGAGCGGGTTGGacggcggcgcggtggtggtggtGCCCGCGACCGGGAGCGGGTCGCCGCCGTagagcggctgcggcggcggctgctgctgctggcaGCGCGGCCACCGGCAGGCTGGCTCAGCCTTC is a window encoding:
- the LOC123042228 gene encoding uncharacterized protein Os04g0629400 → MCCYVGKATKIFLGLVTALLLAGLVLGFGLAHRTLWGGQKAEPACRWPRCQQQQPPPQPLYGGDPLPVAGTTTTAPPSNPLTEPAVAVFPGVASSTAHPPATASVPSFAPPRPYPGVASSTAVPPAVPSVPNFGPPSPFPGVASSAAVPPAVTSVPNLGPPRPFAGAASSTAVPPAPHLGPPTPFPIGPGPSSHP